A genomic window from Streptomyces sp. NBC_01429 includes:
- a CDS encoding rhomboid-like protein — translation MKRLETTRTGTGDGGAAAPAPRLDAVPAPRPAVRAEASPPEEAASTDLLKRNLPEADLLKEEPLGEAPTTGRQCRTPLALRHARLLLPGPVRTPFTFWYALLLIATSLFAEYAERDTVSALLRASSTDAAHLAHTPVLVLVASALWVAGGLASPYAVGFVLVLTALERRIGGWRTAGVFLLGHVVATLATEIPVGISVAGGQLPVTSLHRLDYGISFGLMASIGALAGLLAPLPRWILLGAVGVTLLQELLEFDDPLTGWGHPVALLVGVACWPALRRVGLRLR, via the coding sequence GTGAAACGGCTGGAGACGACGCGTACGGGTACGGGCGACGGGGGCGCCGCCGCCCCAGCGCCGCGACTGGACGCCGTACCGGCACCCCGCCCCGCCGTGCGCGCGGAAGCGTCCCCTCCAGAAGAGGCCGCTTCCACGGACCTCCTTAAAAGGAACCTTCCTGAAGCGGACCTCCTTAAAGAGGAGCCGCTCGGGGAGGCGCCGACCACCGGCCGGCAGTGCCGGACGCCCCTGGCCCTGCGGCACGCCCGGCTGCTGCTGCCGGGGCCCGTCCGGACCCCGTTCACCTTCTGGTACGCCCTCCTCCTGATCGCTACCTCGCTCTTCGCCGAGTACGCGGAACGGGACACCGTCTCCGCCCTGCTGCGCGCCTCCAGCACGGACGCCGCCCACCTCGCCCACACCCCCGTCCTCGTCCTGGTCGCCAGCGCGCTCTGGGTCGCCGGGGGCCTGGCGTCCCCGTACGCCGTCGGATTCGTCCTCGTCCTGACGGCGCTGGAGCGCCGGATCGGCGGCTGGCGCACCGCCGGGGTCTTCCTGCTCGGCCATGTCGTCGCCACCCTGGCCACCGAGATCCCGGTCGGGATCTCGGTCGCCGGTGGCCAACTGCCCGTGACCTCCCTGCACCGACTCGACTACGGCATCAGCTTCGGCCTCATGGCGAGCATCGGCGCACTGGCCGGGCTGCTCGCCCCGCTCCCGCGATGGATCCTCCTCGGCGCGGTCGGCGTGACCCTGCTCCAGGAACTGCTGGAGTTCGACGACCCGCTCACCGGCTGGGGCCATCCGGTGGCCCTCCTCGTCGGCGTCGCCTGCTGGCCCGCGCTGCGCCGGGTCGGGCTCCGGCTCCGGTGA
- a CDS encoding response regulator transcription factor, translated as MEQTQTSHNGVAATPGAQRRILVVEDDATIVDAIAARLRAEGFLVQTAVDGPAAVDAAEGWQPDLMVLDVMLPGFDGLEVCRRVQATRPVPVLMLTARDDETDMLVGLGVGADDYMTKPFSMRELAARVHVLLRRVERAALAAVTPRSGILRLGELEIDHAQRRVRVRGEDVHLTPTEFDLLVCLANTPRAVLSREQLLAEVWDWADASGTRTVDSHIKALRRKIGAERIRTVHGVGYALETPAP; from the coding sequence ATGGAGCAGACACAGACCAGCCACAACGGAGTCGCCGCGACGCCCGGCGCGCAGCGCCGGATTCTCGTCGTCGAGGACGACGCGACGATCGTGGACGCCATCGCCGCGCGGCTGCGGGCCGAGGGCTTTCTCGTACAGACGGCGGTGGACGGTCCGGCGGCCGTCGACGCCGCCGAGGGGTGGCAGCCGGACCTGATGGTCCTCGATGTCATGCTGCCGGGCTTCGACGGTCTGGAGGTCTGCCGGCGCGTCCAGGCGACGCGCCCGGTGCCGGTGCTGATGCTGACGGCGCGGGACGACGAGACCGACATGCTGGTCGGGCTCGGGGTCGGCGCCGACGACTACATGACCAAGCCGTTCTCCATGCGGGAGCTGGCGGCCCGGGTGCATGTGCTGCTGCGCCGGGTGGAGCGCGCGGCGCTCGCCGCTGTGACGCCGCGCAGCGGCATCCTGCGCCTGGGCGAGCTGGAGATCGACCACGCGCAGCGCCGGGTGCGGGTGCGCGGCGAGGACGTCCATCTGACACCCACCGAGTTCGACCTGCTGGTCTGCCTGGCGAACACGCCGCGCGCGGTCCTCTCCAGGGAGCAGCTGCTCGCCGAGGTGTGGGACTGGGCGGACGCCTCGGGCACCCGTACCGTCGACAGCCACATCAAGGCGCTGCGCCGGAAGATCGGTGCGGAGCGGATCCGTACGGTGCACGGCGTCGGATACGCACTGGAGACGCCCGCTCCATGA
- a CDS encoding spermidine synthase, which yields MSAPASASVSATTSFPTGHPHDPGAEPVTLDRRDGPYGEVVLRRRGARLEIIANGCFLMDTSDGRSERLLIDAALRALPEESRGAAAGARPSVLVGGLGVGFSLAHAAAEARWGRIVVVEREKAVIDWHSDGPLGAISGAALGDARTVILHTDLVEYLRTTTDRYDALCLDIDNGPEWTVTEDNGNLYSPAGLAACRARLNPGGVLAVWSANPSPAFGEALRNAGFTGVRAEEVPVARGVPDVVHLAVRTA from the coding sequence ATGTCCGCACCCGCGTCCGCGTCCGTTTCCGCCACGACTTCCTTCCCGACCGGCCACCCCCACGATCCCGGCGCCGAGCCCGTCACGCTCGACCGCCGCGACGGCCCGTACGGCGAGGTCGTGCTGCGCCGCCGGGGCGCGCGTCTGGAGATCATCGCCAACGGCTGCTTCCTGATGGACACCTCGGACGGCCGCTCGGAGCGGCTGCTGATCGACGCGGCGCTGCGCGCGCTGCCCGAGGAGTCGCGCGGCGCGGCGGCCGGGGCGCGGCCGTCCGTGCTGGTCGGGGGGCTCGGCGTCGGCTTCTCCCTCGCGCACGCCGCCGCCGAGGCGCGGTGGGGACGGATCGTGGTCGTGGAGCGCGAGAAGGCGGTGATCGACTGGCACAGCGACGGGCCGCTCGGCGCGATCTCGGGGGCGGCGCTGGGCGACGCGCGCACTGTGATCCTGCACACCGACCTCGTGGAGTACCTGCGGACGACCACGGACCGTTACGACGCACTCTGTCTGGATATCGACAACGGGCCCGAATGGACCGTCACCGAGGACAACGGGAATCTCTACTCGCCGGCCGGACTCGCCGCGTGCCGGGCGCGGTTGAATCCGGGCGGTGTCCTCGCCGTTTGGTCGGCGAACCCCTCTCCGGCCTTTGGCGAAGCGTTGCGGAATGCCGGGTTCACAGGGGTAAGGGCGGAAGAGGTGCCGGTTGCCCGAGGCGTACCCGACGTGGTCCATCTCGCTGTTCGCACTGCGTAG
- a CDS encoding multifunctional oxoglutarate decarboxylase/oxoglutarate dehydrogenase thiamine pyrophosphate-binding subunit/dihydrolipoyllysine-residue succinyltransferase subunit: protein MSSQSPSNASISTDEDGQGKNPAAAFGANEWLVDEIYQQYLQDPNSVDRAWWDFFADYKPGTSGTAEKSGDASAAAGAAVPTASPAAPAQAPAAPAAKPAAAAPAPVRAAAPAPAQAPAPAPAARPAQAAPAQAAPAPAAPAPAAKPAAAPAPAKAKPAANGGAAAEAPAGPEFLTLRGPSAAVAKNMSASLEVPTATSVRAVPVKLLFDNRIVINNHLKRARGGKISFTHLIGYAMVQAIKAMPSMNYSFAEKDGKPTLVKPEHINFGLAIDLVKPNGDRQLVVAGIKKAETLNFFEFWQAYEDIVRRARGNKLTMDDFTGVTVSLTNPGGLGTVHSVPRLMPGQSVIMGVGSMDYPAEFQGTSQDTLNKLGISKVMTLTSTYDHRVIQGAASGEFLRIVSQLLLGENDFYDEIFKALRIPYEPVRWLKDIDASHDEDVTKPARVFELIHSYRVRGHVMADTDPLDYLQRKHPDLDITEHGLTLWDLEREFAVGGFAGKSMMKLRDILGVLRDSYCRTTGIEFMHIQDPKQRKWLQDRIERGAHAKPEREEQLRILRRLNAAEAFETFLQTKYVGQKRFSLEGGESVIPLLDAVIDSAAESRLDEVVIGMAHRGRLNVLANIVGKSYAQIFREFEGNLDPKSMHGSGDVKYHLGAEGTFTGLDGEQIKVSLAANPSHLEAVDPVLEGIVRSKQDIINKGGTDFTVLPLALHGDAAFAGQGVVAETLNMSQLRGYRTGGTVHIVINNQVGFTAAPEASRSSMYATDVARMIEAPIIHVNGDDPEAVVRVGRLAFEFRQTFNKDVVIDLICYRRRGHNEGDNPQFTNPQMVRLIDKKRSVRKLYTESLIGRGDITLEEAEQALQDFQGQLEKVFAEVREATSHAGPTHIPDVQAEFPVAVTTAVSQEVVKRIAESQVNIPDTVTVHPRLMPQMLRRASSVEDGTIDWGMGETLAIGSLLMEGTPVRLSGQDTRRGTFGQRHAVLVDQGTGEDYTPLQYLTEEQARYNVYDSLLSEYAAMGFEYGYSLARPDALVMWEAQFGDFVNGAQSVVDEFISSAEQKWGQTSGVTLLLPHGYEGQGPDHSSARPERFLQMCAQNNMTVAVPTLPSNYFHLLRWQVHNPHHKPLIVFTPKSMLRLKAAASTAEEFTTGGFRPVIGDEGVDPNAVRKVVFCTGKVYYDLDAERQKRGVTDTAILRLERLYPLPGTELQAEIAKFPNAEKYLWAQEEPANQGAWPFIALNLIDHLDLAVGADIPHGERLRRISRPHSSSPAVGSAKRHQAEQQQLVSEVFDA, encoded by the coding sequence GTGTCGTCTCAGTCCCCCAGTAACGCGAGCATCTCGACCGACGAAGACGGGCAGGGCAAGAACCCTGCCGCGGCCTTCGGAGCCAATGAGTGGCTTGTCGACGAGATCTACCAGCAGTACCTCCAGGATCCGAATTCGGTCGACCGTGCCTGGTGGGACTTCTTCGCCGACTACAAGCCGGGCACCTCCGGTACGGCGGAAAAGTCCGGCGACGCGTCCGCAGCCGCGGGGGCTGCGGTACCCACCGCCTCGCCCGCCGCACCGGCCCAGGCACCCGCCGCGCCCGCCGCGAAGCCCGCCGCCGCCGCTCCGGCGCCGGTACGGGCCGCCGCTCCGGCGCCCGCCCAGGCACCGGCACCGGCCCCGGCCGCCCGGCCCGCGCAGGCGGCCCCGGCGCAGGCGGCACCGGCACCGGCCGCTCCCGCGCCCGCCGCGAAGCCCGCCGCCGCTCCGGCGCCGGCCAAGGCGAAGCCCGCCGCCAACGGCGGTGCGGCCGCCGAGGCGCCCGCCGGTCCCGAGTTCCTGACGCTGCGCGGCCCGTCCGCCGCCGTCGCGAAGAACATGAGCGCCTCGCTGGAGGTGCCCACCGCCACGTCGGTGCGCGCCGTCCCGGTGAAGCTCCTCTTCGACAACCGCATCGTCATCAACAACCACCTGAAGCGTGCGCGGGGCGGCAAGATCTCCTTCACGCACCTCATCGGGTACGCGATGGTGCAGGCGATCAAGGCCATGCCGTCGATGAACTACTCCTTCGCGGAGAAGGACGGCAAGCCGACCCTGGTGAAGCCGGAGCACATCAACTTCGGTCTCGCCATCGACCTGGTGAAGCCCAACGGCGACCGCCAGCTCGTCGTCGCCGGCATCAAGAAGGCCGAGACGCTCAACTTCTTCGAGTTCTGGCAGGCGTACGAGGACATCGTCCGACGCGCCCGGGGCAACAAGCTGACGATGGACGACTTCACCGGCGTCACCGTCTCGCTGACCAACCCCGGCGGCCTGGGCACCGTCCACTCCGTACCGCGGCTGATGCCCGGTCAGTCGGTCATCATGGGCGTCGGCTCGATGGACTACCCGGCCGAGTTCCAGGGCACGTCGCAGGACACCCTGAACAAGCTGGGCATCTCCAAGGTCATGACGCTGACCTCGACCTACGACCACCGGGTCATCCAGGGCGCCGCCTCGGGCGAGTTCCTGCGGATCGTCAGCCAACTGCTGCTCGGCGAGAACGACTTCTACGACGAGATCTTCAAGGCGCTGCGCATCCCCTACGAGCCGGTCCGCTGGCTCAAGGACATCGACGCGTCGCACGACGAGGACGTCACGAAGCCCGCCCGGGTCTTCGAGCTGATCCACTCCTACCGGGTGCGCGGCCATGTCATGGCCGACACGGACCCGCTGGACTACCTCCAGCGCAAGCACCCCGACCTCGACATCACCGAGCACGGGCTCACGCTGTGGGACCTGGAGCGCGAGTTCGCGGTCGGCGGCTTCGCCGGCAAGTCGATGATGAAGCTGCGCGACATCCTGGGCGTGCTGCGCGACTCGTACTGCCGCACCACCGGCATCGAGTTCATGCACATCCAGGACCCGAAGCAGCGCAAGTGGCTCCAGGACCGCATCGAGCGCGGCGCGCACGCCAAGCCGGAGCGCGAGGAGCAGCTGCGGATCCTGCGCAGGCTCAACGCGGCCGAGGCGTTCGAGACGTTCCTCCAGACGAAGTACGTCGGCCAGAAGCGCTTCTCGCTGGAGGGCGGCGAGTCCGTCATCCCGCTGCTCGACGCGGTGATCGACTCCGCCGCCGAGTCGCGTCTCGACGAGGTCGTCATCGGGATGGCCCACCGCGGCCGACTGAACGTCCTCGCGAACATCGTGGGCAAGTCGTACGCCCAGATCTTCCGCGAGTTCGAGGGCAACCTCGACCCGAAGTCGATGCACGGCTCCGGCGACGTCAAGTACCACCTGGGCGCCGAGGGCACCTTCACCGGTCTGGACGGCGAGCAGATCAAGGTCTCGCTGGCCGCGAACCCCTCGCACCTGGAGGCGGTCGACCCGGTCCTGGAGGGCATCGTCCGCTCCAAGCAGGACATCATCAACAAGGGCGGTACGGACTTCACGGTCCTGCCGCTGGCGCTCCACGGCGACGCGGCCTTCGCGGGCCAGGGCGTCGTCGCCGAGACGCTCAACATGTCGCAGCTGCGCGGCTACCGCACCGGCGGCACCGTCCACATCGTGATCAACAACCAGGTCGGCTTCACCGCCGCCCCGGAGGCGTCGCGCTCCTCCATGTACGCCACCGACGTGGCCCGCATGATCGAGGCGCCGATCATCCATGTGAACGGTGACGACCCGGAGGCCGTCGTCCGCGTCGGACGGCTCGCCTTCGAGTTCCGCCAGACGTTCAACAAGGACGTCGTGATCGACCTCATCTGCTACCGCCGCCGCGGTCACAACGAGGGCGACAACCCGCAGTTCACCAACCCGCAGATGGTCCGCCTGATCGACAAGAAGCGCTCGGTGCGCAAGCTCTACACCGAGTCGCTGATCGGCCGCGGCGACATCACGCTGGAAGAGGCGGAGCAGGCGCTCCAGGACTTCCAGGGGCAGCTGGAGAAGGTCTTCGCCGAGGTCCGCGAGGCCACCTCGCACGCCGGTCCGACCCATATCCCCGATGTCCAGGCGGAGTTCCCGGTCGCGGTGACCACGGCGGTCTCCCAGGAGGTCGTCAAGCGGATCGCCGAGTCGCAGGTCAACATCCCGGACACGGTCACCGTCCACCCGCGTCTGATGCCGCAGATGCTGCGCCGCGCCTCCTCCGTGGAGGACGGCACGATCGACTGGGGCATGGGCGAGACCCTCGCCATCGGCTCGCTGCTGATGGAGGGCACCCCGGTCCGGCTCTCCGGCCAGGACACCCGTCGCGGTACGTTCGGCCAGCGCCACGCGGTCCTGGTCGACCAGGGCACCGGCGAGGACTACACCCCGCTCCAGTACCTGACGGAGGAGCAGGCCCGGTACAACGTCTACGACTCGCTGCTCAGCGAGTACGCGGCGATGGGCTTCGAGTACGGCTACTCGCTGGCCAGGCCGGACGCGCTGGTCATGTGGGAGGCGCAGTTCGGTGACTTCGTCAACGGCGCGCAGTCCGTCGTGGACGAGTTCATCTCCTCGGCCGAGCAGAAGTGGGGCCAGACGTCCGGCGTCACGCTGCTGCTGCCGCACGGCTACGAGGGCCAGGGCCCGGACCACTCGTCCGCGCGTCCCGAGCGCTTCCTCCAGATGTGCGCGCAGAACAACATGACGGTCGCCGTGCCGACCCTGCCGTCGAACTACTTCCACCTGCTGCGCTGGCAGGTCCACAACCCGCACCACAAGCCGCTCATCGTCTTCACCCCGAAGTCGATGCTGCGTCTGAAGGCCGCGGCGTCCACGGCGGAGGAGTTCACCACCGGCGGCTTCCGCCCGGTGATCGGCGACGAGGGCGTGGACCCGAACGCGGTCCGCAAGGTCGTCTTCTGCACCGGCAAGGTCTACTACGACCTGGACGCCGAGCGGCAGAAGCGCGGCGTCACGGACACCGCGATCCTGCGTCTTGAGCGCCTGTACCCGCTGCCGGGTACGGAGCTTCAGGCCGAGATCGCCAAGTTCCCGAACGCCGAGAAGTACCTGTGGGCGCAGGAGGAGCCGGCGAACCAGGGTGCGTGGCCGTTCATCGCGCTCAACCTGATCGACCACCTGGACCTGGCGGTCGGCGCCGACATCCCGCACGGCGAGCGGCTGCGGCGCATCTCGCGCCCGCACTCCTCGTCGCCCGCGGTCGGCTCGGCCAAGCGGCACCAGGCGGAGCAGCAGCAGCTGGTCAGCGAGGTCTTCGACGCCTGA
- the lon gene encoding endopeptidase La, with amino-acid sequence MAVTSTSLTLPVLPLDDEVVLPGMVVPLDLSDAEVRAAVEAAQAASRAGDGGDGGAGKPEVLLVPRIDGTYAATGVLGTVEQVGRLSDGDPGALIRGRRRVRIGSGTSGPGAALWVEGTGVDEITPEPLPGSVTELVKEYKALATDWLKKRGAWQVVDRVQQMDDVSALADNSGYSPFLSTAQKVELLETADPVARLKLATEQLREHLAEQDVAESIAKDVQEGVDKQQREFLLRRQLDAVRKELRELNGEGDEDESADYRTRVEAADLPDKVREAALKEVDKLERSSDQSPEGSWIRTWLDTVLELPWNERTDDTAAYDIAGARAVLDAEHSGLDDVKERITEYLAVRKRRAERGLGVVGGRRGGAVLALVGPPGVGKTSLGESVAHAMGRKFVRVALGGVRDEAEIRGHRRTYVGALPGRIVRAVKEAGSMNPVVLLDEIDKVGSDFRGDPAAALLEVLDPAQNHTFRDHYLEVELDLSDVVFLATANVLEAIPEALLDRMELVRLDGYTEDEKVVIARDHLLPRQLERAGLEPGEVTLADDALRRLAGEYTREAGVRNLERSVARLLRKVAAEHELGERELPFTLGADDLRGLIGRPHHVPESAQDPAERRTAVPGVATGLAVTGAGGDVLFVEASLADAETGGSGLTLTGQLGDVMKESARIALSFLRSRGAELELPVADLKDRGVHIHFPAGAVPKDGPSAGITMTTALASLLSGRLVRTDVAMTGEVSLTGRVLPIGGLKQKLLAAHRAGITTVVIPKRNEADLDDVPAEILDKLEVHPVTDVRQVLDIALSPADVPVPAAA; translated from the coding sequence ATGGCTGTCACGTCCACATCGCTCACGCTTCCCGTGCTGCCGCTCGACGACGAGGTCGTCCTGCCCGGCATGGTGGTGCCCCTGGACCTGTCCGACGCCGAGGTCCGCGCCGCCGTGGAGGCCGCGCAGGCGGCCTCGCGCGCCGGTGATGGCGGTGACGGCGGCGCGGGGAAGCCCGAGGTGCTGCTGGTGCCGCGGATCGACGGGACCTATGCCGCCACCGGCGTGCTGGGCACCGTCGAGCAGGTCGGCCGGCTCTCCGACGGCGACCCCGGCGCGCTGATCCGCGGCCGCCGCCGGGTCCGGATCGGTTCCGGTACGAGCGGGCCCGGCGCGGCCCTCTGGGTGGAGGGCACCGGCGTCGACGAGATCACGCCCGAGCCGCTGCCCGGCTCCGTGACCGAGCTGGTCAAGGAGTACAAGGCGCTCGCCACCGACTGGCTCAAGAAGCGCGGCGCCTGGCAGGTGGTCGACCGGGTGCAGCAGATGGACGACGTCTCCGCGCTCGCGGACAACTCCGGGTACTCGCCGTTCCTCTCCACCGCCCAGAAGGTCGAGCTGCTGGAGACGGCCGACCCGGTCGCCCGCCTCAAGCTCGCCACCGAGCAGCTGCGCGAGCACCTCGCCGAGCAGGATGTCGCCGAGTCCATCGCCAAGGACGTCCAGGAGGGCGTCGACAAGCAGCAGCGCGAATTCCTGCTGCGGCGCCAGCTCGACGCCGTCCGCAAGGAGCTGCGCGAGCTGAACGGGGAGGGCGACGAGGACGAGTCCGCCGACTACCGCACCCGCGTCGAAGCCGCCGATCTGCCCGACAAGGTGCGCGAGGCCGCCCTCAAGGAGGTCGACAAGCTGGAGCGCTCCTCCGACCAGAGCCCCGAGGGCTCCTGGATCCGCACCTGGCTGGACACCGTCCTCGAACTGCCGTGGAACGAGCGGACCGACGACACCGCCGCGTACGACATCGCGGGCGCCCGCGCCGTCCTGGACGCCGAGCACTCGGGCCTGGACGACGTGAAGGAGCGCATCACCGAGTACCTGGCCGTGCGCAAGCGCCGCGCCGAGCGCGGCCTCGGCGTGGTCGGCGGCCGGCGCGGCGGCGCCGTGCTGGCCCTCGTCGGCCCGCCCGGCGTCGGAAAGACCTCGCTGGGCGAGAGCGTCGCGCACGCCATGGGCCGCAAGTTCGTCCGGGTCGCGCTCGGTGGCGTACGGGACGAGGCGGAGATCCGCGGCCACCGGCGTACGTACGTCGGCGCGCTGCCGGGCCGTATCGTCCGCGCGGTCAAGGAGGCCGGTTCGATGAACCCCGTCGTCCTGCTCGACGAGATCGACAAGGTCGGCTCCGACTTCCGGGGCGACCCGGCCGCCGCGCTGCTCGAAGTCCTCGACCCGGCACAGAACCACACCTTCCGCGACCACTACCTGGAGGTCGAACTCGACCTGTCCGACGTGGTGTTCCTCGCCACCGCCAACGTGCTCGAAGCCATCCCCGAGGCGCTGCTCGACCGTATGGAGCTGGTCAGGCTGGACGGCTACACCGAGGACGAGAAGGTCGTCATCGCCCGGGACCACCTGCTGCCCCGGCAGCTGGAGCGCGCGGGCCTGGAGCCCGGCGAGGTCACCCTGGCGGACGACGCCCTGCGCAGGCTGGCGGGCGAGTACACCCGCGAGGCGGGCGTACGGAACCTGGAGCGGTCCGTCGCCCGGCTGCTGCGCAAGGTCGCGGCCGAGCACGAACTCGGCGAGCGGGAGCTGCCGTTCACCCTCGGCGCCGACGACCTGCGCGGGCTGATCGGCCGGCCGCACCACGTACCGGAGTCCGCGCAGGACCCGGCCGAGCGGCGCACGGCGGTGCCGGGCGTGGCCACGGGCCTCGCGGTCACCGGCGCGGGCGGCGACGTCCTCTTCGTGGAAGCGTCCCTCGCGGACGCGGAGACGGGCGGTTCCGGGCTCACCCTGACCGGACAGCTCGGTGACGTCATGAAGGAGTCGGCCCGGATCGCGCTGTCGTTCCTGCGCTCGCGCGGCGCCGAGCTGGAACTCCCGGTCGCCGACCTCAAGGACCGGGGCGTCCACATCCACTTCCCGGCGGGCGCGGTCCCGAAGGACGGGCCGAGCGCCGGCATCACCATGACGACGGCGCTGGCCTCCCTGCTCAGCGGCAGGCTGGTCCGTACGGACGTGGCCATGACGGGCGAGGTCTCCCTCACCGGCCGGGTCCTGCCCATCGGCGGCCTCAAGCAGAAGCTGCTGGCCGCCCACCGCGCGGGCATCACGACCGTGGTGATACCCAAGCGCAACGAGGCCGACCTCGACGACGTCCCCGCCGAGATCCTCGACAAGCTGGAGGTCCACCCGGTGACGGACGTCCGCCAGGTCCTGGACATCGCCCTCTCCCCGGCGGACGTTCCGGTCCCCGCGGCGGCCTGA
- a CDS encoding HAMP domain-containing sensor histidine kinase has product MTRPASERLPHDPAPSARPHAERPPRDERGAAAPRWEDRRRQRAGAAPRRGARFAARLGALLGLGPGTARLRLSIKAKLGTLVVISVLITTGLLVVALRTETELRFITVFSMIATLLITQFVAHGLTAPLDEMSTVAKSISHGDFTRRVSGSDRRDELGDLAATINRMADDLEAENQHRKALIANVSHELRTPIAALRAVLENVVDGVTAADPEMMLTALRQTERLGRLTETLLDLSRLDNGVVPLRAGRFEVWPYLSGVLKEANLAASQRRPVSGVSGSVNHTRTDVHLHLDVSPPELTAHADAERLHQVVANLIDNAVKHSPPHGRVTVRARRGGGPESLELEIQDEGPGIPEQERHQVFERFNRGTAPSPHGPGSDGGTGLGLAIARWAVDLHGGNIGVAESERGCLIRVTLPGAPRPRG; this is encoded by the coding sequence ATGACCCGGCCCGCGTCCGAGCGGCTCCCGCACGACCCGGCCCCGTCCGCGCGGCCCCACGCCGAGCGGCCCCCGCGCGACGAGCGGGGCGCCGCGGCCCCCCGCTGGGAGGACCGCCGCCGCCAGCGCGCCGGGGCGGCGCCGCGGCGCGGCGCGCGCTTCGCGGCCCGCCTCGGGGCGCTGCTGGGCCTCGGTCCCGGCACCGCCAGGCTCCGGCTCTCCATCAAGGCCAAGCTCGGCACCCTCGTCGTCATCTCCGTCCTCATCACCACCGGACTGCTGGTGGTGGCGCTGCGCACGGAGACCGAGCTGCGCTTCATCACGGTCTTCTCGATGATCGCCACGCTGCTGATCACCCAGTTCGTGGCGCACGGGCTGACCGCGCCGCTGGACGAGATGAGCACGGTCGCCAAGAGCATCTCGCACGGCGACTTCACCCGGCGGGTGAGCGGCTCCGACCGCCGGGACGAGCTGGGCGACCTCGCCGCGACGATCAACCGCATGGCCGACGACCTGGAGGCCGAGAACCAGCACCGCAAGGCGCTGATCGCCAATGTCTCCCACGAGCTGCGCACCCCCATCGCGGCCCTGCGCGCCGTGCTGGAGAACGTGGTCGACGGGGTGACGGCCGCCGATCCCGAGATGATGCTGACGGCGCTGCGGCAGACCGAGCGGCTCGGCCGGCTGACGGAGACGCTGCTCGACCTGTCCCGGCTGGACAACGGGGTCGTACCGCTGCGCGCGGGCCGTTTCGAGGTGTGGCCGTATCTGTCCGGGGTGCTCAAGGAGGCCAATCTGGCGGCCTCGCAGCGCCGGCCGGTCTCCGGAGTCTCCGGCTCGGTCAATCACACCCGTACAGATGTTCATCTGCATCTGGACGTCTCGCCGCCGGAGCTGACCGCGCACGCGGACGCGGAACGCCTCCACCAGGTCGTCGCCAACCTCATCGACAACGCGGTCAAGCACAGCCCGCCGCACGGCCGGGTCACCGTGCGCGCCCGGCGCGGCGGCGGCCCGGAGTCGCTGGAGCTGGAGATCCAGGACGAGGGGCCCGGCATCCCGGAGCAGGAGCGGCACCAGGTCTTCGAGCGGTTCAACCGGGGTACGGCGCCCTCGCCGCACGGTCCGGGCAGCGACGGCGGTACGGGGCTGGGGCTGGCGATCGCCCGCTGGGCCGTCGATCTGCACGGCGGGAACATCGGTGTGGCCGAATCGGAACGCGGCTGTCTCATCCGGGTCACTCTGCCGGGAGCACCCCGGCCTCGTGGTTGA